A genomic stretch from Podarcis muralis chromosome W, rPodMur119.hap1.1, whole genome shotgun sequence includes:
- the LOC144326313 gene encoding uncharacterized protein LOC144326313: MGSSSMRAAMASPFNCGSAFLTICLAILSCSIIQGREADDTDQLKPPYFTLSAGKQLSPESYSGWQYPRLSHSRTIRTALLNKTFRGENYHKIWKDNIFVQDMIKFTSLLHASKCWLCMHMPPFASHSGIMLHGVPVNGSFQFTNIISPKQTFWPPVQLTLHEPAPICFQIKEGKESWGIYPNCQYTLKFMFNSSCSLTGTYSDQSQCYRSDTSAWLKTRKETYHANWSLNSSIPGLANTTDEQFHISSLFTAAFNWSQQSSNISYLLQRELWLLCGEKAYKAIPRNLTGTCTLGLVVPLLYKVDKLPSSLRLRNRQEVNSPINQYIGTQVSRALLPSVGAAMNYRDLHRLANWTEGLFNDTIKALKELNQEVSAMRQVVLQNRYTLDVILASKGGVCALVHSHCCMFIPDNNVSISATIDHMETMVAHNPFAPPPSVDPWLQDQTDVLTTSVNTLVLAVNNIVETDKERKQEIYTTEQSEKFESHENMENHMLLLKKRKEEF; encoded by the exons ATGGGTTCCAGCTCGATGCGTGcggccatggcgagtcccttcaaCTGCGGAAGtgccttcctaaccatttgccttgccatcctttcctgctccattatacaaggaagagaagcagatgaCACAGaccagttgaaaccaccatatttcaccttatcgGCTGGCAAGCAGCTGTCGCctgaatcctactctggctggcagtatccaaggctcagccactctcgaactaTAAGAACAGcgttgttgaataagacttttaggggagaaaattatcataagatatggaaggataatatttttgtacaagatatgattaagtttaccagcttattgcatgcttctaaatgttggttATGTATGCACATGCCGCCCTTTGCCAGTCATTCAGGCATAATGCTTCATGGCGTGCCTGTCaatggatcttttcaatttaCTAATATTATATCCCCTAAGCAAACTTTTTGGCCTCCAGTACAATTGACCCTCCATgagcctgcccccatttgttttcaaattaaagaggggaaagaatcatggggcatatatccaaactgtcaatatacattgaaattcatgtttaatagctcttgttctcttacaggaacatacagtgaccaatctCAGTGCTATAGAAGCGATACCAGTGCATGGTTAAAAACTAGGAAAGAAACCTACCATGCAAACTGGAGTCTGAATTCTTCTATCCCTGGCTTAGCAAATACCACAGATGAGCAATTTCATATCAGTTCCTTATTTACTGCAGCCTTTAATTGGTCCCAACAGAGTAGTAATATCAGCTATTTACTCCAAAGAGAGTTATGGTTGCTTTGTGGCGAAAAAGCATACAAAGCTATTCCTCGAAACCTCACAGGCACATGTACATTGGGTCTCGTGGTTCCGTTGTTGTATAAGGTTGATAAGTTACCATCTTCTCTTAGACTACGAAATCGTCAGGAGGTTAATTCACCCATAAATCAATATATCGGTACCCAGGTCTCTCGGGCCTTGCTGCCCTCAGTGGGTGCAGCAATGAACTATAGGGACCTCCATCGGCTAGCAAATTGGACTGAAGGATTATTCAATGATACCATAAAAGCTTTGAAGGAACTCAACCAGGAGGTATCTGCAATGAGACAGGTTGTTTTACAGAATCGTTATACTTTAGATGTGATTTTAGCCTCAAAAGGAGGAGTTTGTGCACTTGTTCATTCTCATTGTTGTATGTTTATTCCTGATAATAATGTCAGCATATCTGCGACGATTGATCATATGGAAACCATGGTAGCTCACAATCCGTTTGCTCCTCCGCCTTCCGTTGATCCATGG TTACAAGACCAGACCGATGTTTTGACTACAAGTGTGAACACTTTGGTCTTGGCAGTAAATAACATTGTTGAGACTGATAAGGAGCGGAAGCAAGAAATTTACACAACTGAACAATCAGAGAAATTCGAGAGCCATGAGAATATGGAGAACCACATGTTGCttttgaagaaaaggaaggaggagttcTAA